A genomic stretch from Arachis stenosperma cultivar V10309 chromosome 3, arast.V10309.gnm1.PFL2, whole genome shotgun sequence includes:
- the LOC130970556 gene encoding mitochondrial-processing peptidase subunit alpha-like, with translation MYRNAASRLRALRARSISRVPATARFASSSSVATTKSSPLGGLFGWLTGGGSSSAPPLDFPLPGVTLPSPLPDHVAPGKTIVTTLPNGIKLASETSAGPAASIGLYVDCGSIYETPLTFGATHLLERMAFKSTRNRTHFRVVREVEAIGGNVQASASREQMGYTFDALKTHVPEMVELLVDCVRNPVFLDWEVNEQLLKVKAEVGEASKNPQDLLLEAIHSAGYSGALANPLLASESALNGLNGSILEEFVAENYTAPRIVLAASGVEHEELLSIAEPLLSDLPNVQRPEEPKSVYTGGDYRCHTESGRTHFALAFELPGGWHKLKDAMVLTVLQMLLGGGGSFSAGGPGKGMYSRLYLRVLNEYPQFHSISAFNNIYNNTGIFGIQVTTGSDFVSKAIDITVNELLAVATSGQVDQVQLDRAKQATKSAILMNLESRMVVSEDIGRQVLTYGERKPVEDFLKAVDEVTLKDIASISQKLISSPLTMASYGDVIYVPNYESVSSKFRSK, from the exons ATGTACAGGAACGCTGCTTCACGCCTTAGGGCCTTGAGG GCGCGTTCCATCAGCAGGGTACCTGCTACTGCTAGATTCGCAAGTTCGAGCTCCGTTGCCACAACAAAATCATCTCCGTTGGGTGGCTTGTTTGGGTGGCTCACCGGCGGCGGATCCAGCTCTGCTCCCCCTCTGGATTTCCCCCTTCCCGGAGTGACCCTCCCCTCTCCATTGCCCGATCACGTTGCCCCCGGTAAAACCATCGTCACTACCCTCCCAAATGGAATCAAGCTTGCCTCCGAAACTTCCGCG GGTCCTGCAGCCTCAATTGGTTTGTATGTGGATTGTGGTTCAATCTATGAGACTCCTTTAACATTTGGGGCAACACATCTGCTAGAGCGAATGGCCTTCAAGAGCACTAGAAACAGGACTCACTTTCGGGTGGTTCGCGAGGTAGAGGCCATTGGTGGCAATGTGCAGGCCTCCGCTTCCAGGGAGCAGATGGGTTACACCTTTGATGCTCTCAAGACTCATGTTCCCGAAATGGTCGAGCTTCTGGTTGATTGTGTTAGGAACCCTGTCTTTCTTGACTGGGAGGTCAATGAACAG CTTCTGAAAGTGAAGGCTGAGGTTGGTGAAGCTTCCAAAAATCCTCAAGACTTGCTTTTGGAAGCGATTCATTCTGCTGGATATTCTGGTGCCTTGGCAAATCCTCTTTTAGCTTCAGAATCCGCACTTAACGGACTAAATGGTTCGATTCTGGAGGAATTTGTTGCC GAAAACTATACGGCACCTCGGATAGTACTTGCTGCTTCTGGTGTTGAGCATGAGGAATTGTTATCTATTGCAGAACCGCTTTTGTCTGACCTACCCAACGTCCAACGTCCAGAGGAGCCCAAATCTGTATATACTGGTGGTGATTATAGATGCCACACTGAATCAGGA AGGACCCACTTTGCTCTCGCATTTGAACTTCCTGGTGGCTGGCATAAGTTGAAGGATGCTATGGTCTTAACTGTTCTTCAG ATGCTACTGGGAGGTGGTGGATCATTCTCTGCTGGCGGACCTGGTAAAGGAATGTATTCACGGCTAT ATCTCCGAGTTCTGAATGAATATCCACAATTTCATTCTATTTCAGCATTCAACAATATTTACAATAACACAGGCATATTTGGTATCCAAGTTACAACA GGTTCGGATTTTGTATCAAAAGCCATCGATATAACAGTTAATGAGCTTCTTGCAGTCGCTACATCTGGACAGG TTGATCAGGTACAGCTGGATCGTGCCAAACAGGCTACAAAATCTGCAATTTTGATGAACTTGGAATCAAGA ATGGTTGTTTCAGAAGATATAGGAAGACAAGTTCTGACATACGGTGAAAG GAAACCTGTCGAGGATTTCTTGAAAGCAGTGGACGAAGTAACGCTAAAAGATATTGCTTCAATTTCTCAGAAGCTCATTTCTTCCCCTCTTACAATGGCATCATATGGAGATG TTATTTATGTTCCAAACTATGAATCAGTGAGCAGCAAATTCCGTTCAAAATGA
- the LOC130967124 gene encoding ATP-dependent 6-phosphofructokinase 3-like, giving the protein MGSSVNSKPKVIKGPAGYVLEDVPHFSDYIPELPTHSNPLQDNPAYSVVKQYFVHVDDSVPQKIIAHKESPRGVHFRRAGPRQRVYYEADEVQAAIVTCGGLCPGLNTVIRELVCGLNNMYGVKKVMGINGGYKGFYAHNTIALTPKSVNDIHKRGGTVLGSSRGGHDTTKIVDSIQDRGINQVYIIGGDGTQRGASRIFEEVRRRGLKVAVVGIPKTIDNDIPVIDKSFGFDTAVEEAQRAINAAHVEAESIENGIGVVKLMGRYSGFIAMYATLASRDVDCCLIPESPFYLEGPGGLLEFVERRLKENGHMVVVIAEGAGQELVSESMQSMAKQDASGNKLLQDVGLWISHKIKDHFAKLKTMTINLKYIDPTYMIRAVPSNASDNVYCTLLAQSAVHGAMAGYTGFTCGLVNGRQTYIPFYRIIEGQNKVIITDRMWARLLSSTNQPSFIIHKSDTAEENKEEPPSESAK; this is encoded by the exons ATGGGTTCGTCAGTGAATTCGAAACCGAAGGTGATCAAGGGCCCCGCTGGCTATGTTCTTGAGGATGTTCCTCATTTCTCAGATTACATCCCTGAGCTTCCT ACACATTCTAATCCTCTGCAAGACAATCCCGCTTACTCAGTTGTCAA GCAGTATTTCGTGCACGTCGATGACAGTGTTCCTCAGAAG ATAATTGCTCACAAAGAGAGTCCAAGAGGGGTGCATTTTCGGCGTGCAGGACCCCGTCAAAGG GTGTATTACGAAGCAGATGAAGTTCAAGCTGCTATTGTGACATGTGGGGGTCTATGCCCTGGTCTCAACACCGTTATCAGGGAATTAGTATGCGGCTTAAACAACATGTATGGCGTCAAGAAAGTTATGGGAATCAAT GGAGGATACAAGGGTTTCTATGCACACAACACAATCGCACTGACTCCAAAAAGCGTGAATGACATCCACAAGCGTGGGGGAACCGTGCTTGGTTCATCAAGAGGAGGACATGACACCACTAAGATAGTTGACAGCATTCAAGATCGTGGAATCAATCAGGTCTATATCATTGGAGGAGATGGAACTCAGAGAGGTGCTAGCAGGATTTTTGAGGAGGTTAGAAGGCGTGGTCTCAAAGTTGCTGTTGTAGGAATCCCCAAAACCATAGATAATGACATCCCG GTTATTGATAAATCATTCGGGTTTGACACAGCTGTTGAGGAGGCTCAACGTGCTATAAATGCAGCACATGTTGAAGCTGAGAGCATTGAGAATGGGATAGGTGTTGTCAAGCTCATGGGAAGATACAGTG GGTTTATTGCAATGTATGCTACTCTTGCGAGTCGAGATGTGGATTGTTGCTTAATTCCAGAGTCACCCTTTTACCTGGAAGGGCCAGGTGGATTGCTTGAATTTGTAGAGAGGAGACTCAAAGAAAACGGCCACATGGTTGTTGTCATTGCTGAAGGGGCAGGACAGGAGCTTGTTTCCGAGAGCATGCAATCGATGGCCAAGCAAGATGCTTCCGGAAACAAGCTTCTTCAAGATGTTGGCCTATGGATATCCCACAAGATTAAG GATCATTTTGCCAAATTGAAGACAATGACCATAAACCTCAAATATATAG ATCCAACATATATGATCCGAGCTGTTCCAAGCAATGCTTCGGATAACGTCTACTGCACCCTTCTTGCTCAAAGTGCTGTTCATGGAGCAATGGCAGGTTATACTGGCTTTACATGTGGCCTTGTGAATGGAAGACAAACTTATATACCCTTTTAT AGAATCATTGAGGGACAGAACAAAGTAATAATAACTGATAGAATGTGGGCAAGACTTTTATCTTCAACAAACCAGCCTAGCTTTATAATACATAAGTCTGATACTGCTGAAGAGAATAAGGAAGAACCACCATCGGAGTCGGCCAAATAA